The following proteins are encoded in a genomic region of Lytechinus variegatus isolate NC3 chromosome 7, Lvar_3.0, whole genome shotgun sequence:
- the LOC121418189 gene encoding peroxiredoxin-5, mitochondrial-like isoform X1 — protein MLSLRRAVLFNCLRSFSSGSPRNMPIKVGDAVPSVEVCENTPGGKVNVAELFKGKTGVLFAVPGAFTPGCSKTHLPGYVGDFDKLTAKGAEVIACVSVNDPFVMAAWGEAHKAEGKVRMLADLHGEFTKAVDMVLDATPFLGNQRSKRYSLVIKDGKVTAVNEEPDGTGLTCSLADTVLNQL, from the exons ATGTTAAGCCTCCGAAGAGCCGTCCTTTTCAATTGCTTACGGAGTTTTTCATCTGGTTCACCAAGAAACATGCCAATCAAG gTTGGTGATGCTGTGCCTAGTGTAGAAGTGTGTGAGAACACACCAGGTGGTAAAGTGAATGTAGCAGAACTTTTCAAGGGAAAGACTGGAGTATTGTTTGCTGTTCCTGGAGCGTTCACTCCAGGATGTTCAAAG acTCATCTGCCAGGCTACGTTGGTGACTTTGATAAACTCACAGCTAAAGGTGCAGAAGTTATCGCCTGTGTGTCTGTCAATGACCCCTTTGTAATGGCTGCATGGGGGGAAGCACATAAAGCTGAAGGCAAG GTCAGAATGCTAGCTGATCTTCATGGAGAGTTTACAAAg GCGGTTGATATGGTCCTTGATGCTACTCCATTCCTTGGAAACCAACGCTCAAAGAG ATATTCCCTGGTAATCAAGGATGGTAAGGTGACAGCAGTCAATGAAGAACCAGATGGAACCGGTTTGACCTGCAGTCTGGCTGACACAGTGCTCAATCAACTGTag
- the LOC121418189 gene encoding peroxiredoxin-5, mitochondrial-like isoform X2 — MLSLRRAVLFNCLRSFSSGSPRNMPIKVGDAVPSVEVCENTPGGKVNVAELFKGKTGVLFAVPGAFTPGCSKTHLPGYVGDFDKLTAKGAEVIACVSVNDPFVMAAWGEAHKAEGKVRMLADLHGEFTKAVDMVLDATPFTIYFVFQFYLDTGG; from the exons ATGTTAAGCCTCCGAAGAGCCGTCCTTTTCAATTGCTTACGGAGTTTTTCATCTGGTTCACCAAGAAACATGCCAATCAAG gTTGGTGATGCTGTGCCTAGTGTAGAAGTGTGTGAGAACACACCAGGTGGTAAAGTGAATGTAGCAGAACTTTTCAAGGGAAAGACTGGAGTATTGTTTGCTGTTCCTGGAGCGTTCACTCCAGGATGTTCAAAG acTCATCTGCCAGGCTACGTTGGTGACTTTGATAAACTCACAGCTAAAGGTGCAGAAGTTATCGCCTGTGTGTCTGTCAATGACCCCTTTGTAATGGCTGCATGGGGGGAAGCACATAAAGCTGAAGGCAAG GTCAGAATGCTAGCTGATCTTCATGGAGAGTTTACAAAg GCGGTTGATATGGTCCTTGATGCTACTCCATTCaccatatattttgtatttcaattctACCTTGATACAGGCGGTTGA